One part of the Salinivirga cyanobacteriivorans genome encodes these proteins:
- a CDS encoding PorV/PorQ family protein, producing the protein MKNITLIIITVIGLTIIAPKMYAGNEERAGEAGASELLFNPWAASSGFGNANVASIEGLEGIFLNVAGTAFTNKTELGFTYTDYLSGAGIGINSFAFSQHVGESGTLSGGVVAYDFGDIERTTVELPDGDGTTFDPSYTNITLAYAREFSNSIYGGAAIKVINEGVSNAKATGVAIDAGIQYVAGENDQLRFGITMQNVGPTMSFKGDGLSFKGYTPSGTLQTIEFREREFELPSLIRMGLSYDIFLAEDHNLLVAAAFTSNSFTKDNGHLGFEYGFSNYLRLRGGFIYEKDIFSEADRETIFTGFNGGLSVMIPINKESGSRFAVDYSYRSTEAFDGVHSIGARIIL; encoded by the coding sequence ATGAAAAACATAACATTAATAATAATAACTGTAATCGGCTTAACGATTATTGCTCCTAAAATGTACGCTGGAAATGAAGAGCGTGCAGGTGAAGCTGGAGCCAGTGAGTTACTTTTTAATCCATGGGCTGCATCTTCCGGTTTTGGTAACGCCAATGTGGCTTCAATTGAAGGGTTAGAAGGGATTTTCCTCAATGTTGCAGGAACTGCTTTTACAAATAAAACCGAATTAGGGTTTACATACACAGACTACCTTTCCGGGGCTGGTATTGGAATCAATTCCTTTGCTTTCTCTCAGCATGTCGGTGAATCCGGAACCCTTTCGGGAGGCGTTGTCGCCTATGATTTTGGGGATATTGAACGCACAACCGTTGAGCTTCCTGATGGCGATGGTACAACCTTCGATCCTTCGTACACCAATATCACACTGGCCTATGCTCGTGAGTTTTCGAATTCAATTTATGGTGGTGCCGCAATTAAGGTTATAAACGAAGGGGTTTCAAATGCTAAAGCTACTGGTGTTGCTATTGATGCAGGTATTCAGTATGTGGCAGGAGAAAATGATCAGTTGCGCTTCGGTATCACAATGCAAAATGTTGGTCCTACTATGAGTTTCAAAGGCGATGGACTTTCATTTAAAGGTTATACACCCAGTGGTACCTTGCAAACAATCGAATTTAGAGAACGTGAATTTGAGCTTCCCTCCTTAATCCGAATGGGTTTGTCATATGATATTTTCCTTGCAGAAGACCATAATTTATTAGTTGCTGCAGCATTTACTTCAAACTCCTTTACCAAAGATAACGGACACCTGGGGTTTGAATATGGTTTTAGTAATTATTTGCGTCTTCGCGGTGGTTTTATATACGAAAAGGATATTTTTAGCGAAGCAGACAGAGAGACTATATTTACAGGATTCAACGGTGGTTTATCTGTAATGATTCCAATCAATAAAGAGAGTGGATCAAGATTTGCAGTAGATTATTCATATAGATCCACAGAAGCATTTGATGGAGTACATTCCATTGGAGCACGAATTATACTGTAA
- the greA gene encoding transcription elongation factor GreA, with protein MSKLNYLTEDGLKKLKEELNHLKTVERPKASQAIADARDKGDLSENAEYDAAKEAQGLLELKISKMEELVQNSRVIDESKIDYSKVQIMTKVKIRNTKNKAEMQYSIVSESEADLKKGKIAVNTPIAKGLLGKTVGEKTIVQAPAGNMEFEILEISPMT; from the coding sequence ATGTCGAAGTTGAATTATTTAACAGAAGATGGGTTAAAAAAACTTAAAGAAGAATTAAACCATCTCAAAACTGTAGAAAGACCCAAAGCATCGCAGGCTATTGCAGATGCGCGTGACAAAGGAGATTTATCTGAGAATGCAGAATACGATGCAGCTAAAGAAGCACAGGGGCTTTTGGAACTTAAAATTTCTAAAATGGAAGAATTAGTTCAAAACTCACGTGTTATTGATGAGTCAAAAATTGATTATTCTAAAGTACAGATAATGACTAAAGTTAAAATCAGAAACACTAAAAACAAAGCGGAAATGCAGTATTCCATTGTTTCTGAATCGGAGGCAGACCTGAAAAAAGGTAAAATAGCCGTTAATACCCCCATTGCAAAAGGGTTACTTGGGAAAACTGTCGGAGAGAAAACTATTGTTCAGGCTCCTGCAGGAAATATGGAATTTGAAATCTTAGAAATTTCACCAATGACATAA
- a CDS encoding HIT family protein: METIFSKIVKGDIPSHKVYEDDNFLAFLDIAPLKKGHTLVIPKRTEDYLFDLDDSELAEMMIVSKKVAKAIKKVFPCEKVGVAVLGLEVPHAHIHLVPLESEQDINFANPKLQLSQEEMADIAAKLQAQV, translated from the coding sequence ATGGAAACAATTTTCAGTAAAATAGTTAAAGGAGACATTCCTTCACATAAAGTATACGAGGATGATAATTTCCTTGCCTTTTTGGATATTGCCCCTTTAAAGAAGGGACACACGCTTGTAATACCCAAAAGAACTGAAGACTATCTTTTCGACCTGGATGATTCAGAGCTTGCAGAAATGATGATTGTTTCTAAAAAAGTTGCCAAAGCAATAAAAAAAGTTTTTCCTTGCGAAAAGGTTGGTGTAGCAGTACTTGGACTGGAAGTTCCACATGCTCACATACATTTAGTTCCGTTGGAGTCTGAGCAGGATATAAATTTCGCTAACCCAAAACTTCAACTTTCGCAAGAGGAGATGGCTGATATTGCTGCTAAACTGCAAGCACAGGTATAA